In a genomic window of Tachysurus vachellii isolate PV-2020 chromosome 13, HZAU_Pvac_v1, whole genome shotgun sequence:
- the lman2 gene encoding vesicular integral-membrane protein VIP36 isoform X1, with protein sequence MKMATDKKLSCLFSYPHKGVCKIFLLLWLLQFSSVCSDITDGNAEHLKREHSLIKPYQGVGTSASSQWDFWGSTLVTSQYVRLTPDERSRQGSIWNTVPCYLKDWEMHVQFKVHGSGKKNLHGDGIAIWYSKERLHPGPVFGNQDHFVGLAVFLDTFRNDLHGMDRSFPYISAMVSNGTVSYDHGNDGRSTELGGCSVEIRNKDHDTYLAIRYSKGRLTIMVDVDDKNEWKECIDITGVRLPTGYYFGASAATGDLSDNHDIISMKMYQLMVEHTPEEDSQDWTKIEPSVSLLKSPKDNVDDPTGNFRSTPLTGWKVFLLLLCALLGIVVCAVVGAVVFQKRQERNRRFY encoded by the exons ATGAAAATGGCTACAGATAAGAAGCTGTCATGTCTTTTCAGCTACCCACACAAAGGCGTTTGCAAAATATTCCTACTTTTGTGGTTGCTGCAGTTTTCTTCCGTGTGCTCAGATATAACAGACGGCAACGCTGAGCACTTAAAGCGGGAGCATTCACTCATAAAGCCATATCAAG GTGTTGGAACAAGTGCTTCAAGTCAATGGGATTTCTGGGGAAGTACTTTAGTTACAAGCCAGTATGTGCGTCTGACACCTGATGAACGGAGCAGGCAAGGATCCATCTGGAACACAGTG CCCTGTTACTTGAAAGACTGGGAGATGCACGTGCAATTTAAAGTTCACGGATCGGGGAAGAAGAATCTCCATGGAGATGGCATTGCCATTTGGTACTCAAAGGAGCGATTACATCCTG GACCAGTCTTTGGAAACCAGGACCATTTTGTAGGCCTGGCTGTTTTTTTGGATACGTTCCGCAATGACCTCCACGGCATGGAT CGTTCCTTTCCCTACATTTCTGCAATGGTGAGTAACGGCACGGTGTCTTACGATCATGGAAACGACGGCCGCTCTACAGAGCTGGGGGGCTGCTCAGTCGAAATCAGAAACAAAGACCATGACACATATCTTGCTATTCGATACTCCAAAGGCAGACTCACG ATTATGGTTGATGTTGATGACAAGAATGAGTGGAAAGAGTGTATCGATATCACAGGCGTCCGCCTTCCTACCGGTTACTATTTTGGAGCGTCTGCAGCCACAGGAGATCTCTCTG ACAACCATGATATCATCTCTATGAAAATGTACCAGCTGATGGTTGAACACACTCCTGAGGAGGACAGTCAAGACTGGACTAAGATTGAGCCTAGCGTTAGTTTGCTCAAGTCTCCCAAAG ACAATGTTGACGATCCAACTGGCAATTTCCGGAGTACACCTCTTACCGGCTGGAAGGTCTTCCTGCTTCTCTTGTGTGCTCTTCTTGGGATTGTTGTTTGTGCTGTTGTGGGAGCAGTGGTCTTTCAGAAACGGCAAGAGAGGAACAGGAGATTTTACTAG
- the lman2 gene encoding vesicular integral-membrane protein VIP36 isoform X2, whose protein sequence is MKMATDKKLSCLFSYPHKGVCKIFLLLWLLQFSSVCSDITDGNAEHLKREHSLIKPYQGVGTSASSQWDFWGSTLVTSQYVRLTPDERSRQGSIWNTVPCYLKDWEMHVQFKVHGSGKKNLHGDGIAIWYSKERLHPGPGSNDNFHGLAVFIDTYPNDEASYRSFPYISAMVSNGTVSYDHGNDGRSTELGGCSVEIRNKDHDTYLAIRYSKGRLTIMVDVDDKNEWKECIDITGVRLPTGYYFGASAATGDLSDNHDIISMKMYQLMVEHTPEEDSQDWTKIEPSVSLLKSPKDNVDDPTGNFRSTPLTGWKVFLLLLCALLGIVVCAVVGAVVFQKRQERNRRFY, encoded by the exons ATGAAAATGGCTACAGATAAGAAGCTGTCATGTCTTTTCAGCTACCCACACAAAGGCGTTTGCAAAATATTCCTACTTTTGTGGTTGCTGCAGTTTTCTTCCGTGTGCTCAGATATAACAGACGGCAACGCTGAGCACTTAAAGCGGGAGCATTCACTCATAAAGCCATATCAAG GTGTTGGAACAAGTGCTTCAAGTCAATGGGATTTCTGGGGAAGTACTTTAGTTACAAGCCAGTATGTGCGTCTGACACCTGATGAACGGAGCAGGCAAGGATCCATCTGGAACACAGTG CCCTGTTACTTGAAAGACTGGGAGATGCACGTGCAATTTAAAGTTCACGGATCGGGGAAGAAGAATCTCCATGGAGATGGCATTGCCATTTGGTACTCAAAGGAGCGATTACATCCTG GCCCTGGCAGCAATGACAACTTCCATGGCTTGGCCGTATTTATAGACACATACCCAAACGATGAGGCTTCATAT CGTTCCTTTCCCTACATTTCTGCAATGGTGAGTAACGGCACGGTGTCTTACGATCATGGAAACGACGGCCGCTCTACAGAGCTGGGGGGCTGCTCAGTCGAAATCAGAAACAAAGACCATGACACATATCTTGCTATTCGATACTCCAAAGGCAGACTCACG ATTATGGTTGATGTTGATGACAAGAATGAGTGGAAAGAGTGTATCGATATCACAGGCGTCCGCCTTCCTACCGGTTACTATTTTGGAGCGTCTGCAGCCACAGGAGATCTCTCTG ACAACCATGATATCATCTCTATGAAAATGTACCAGCTGATGGTTGAACACACTCCTGAGGAGGACAGTCAAGACTGGACTAAGATTGAGCCTAGCGTTAGTTTGCTCAAGTCTCCCAAAG ACAATGTTGACGATCCAACTGGCAATTTCCGGAGTACACCTCTTACCGGCTGGAAGGTCTTCCTGCTTCTCTTGTGTGCTCTTCTTGGGATTGTTGTTTGTGCTGTTGTGGGAGCAGTGGTCTTTCAGAAACGGCAAGAGAGGAACAGGAGATTTTACTAG
- the LOC132855578 gene encoding transmembrane emp24 domain-containing protein 9-like, with protein MSIHLYPRRQVFISQFDTGNCCYWSGECKAVSVIGRQPANVYVALEALRRLSALFLGSGYIMGLKMQLMLGAFLFLNTCCSFVSALYFHIGETEKKCFIEEIPDETMIIGNYRTQLYDKQSESYMPATPGLGMFVEVKDPDEKVILSRQYGSEGRFTFTSHTPGEHQICLHSNSSKFSLFAGGMLRVHLDIQVGEHANNYAEIAAKDKLTELQLRVRQLVEQVDQIQKEQNYQRYREERFRQTSESTNQRVLWWSIVQTLILVAIGFWQMRHLKSFFEAKKLV; from the exons ATGTCTATTCATCTCTATCCACGAAGGCAGGTGTTTATTAGCCAGTTTGATACCGGAAACTGCTGCTATTGGTCAGGAGAATGCAAAGCTGTATCTGTGATTGGTCGACAGCCTGCCAACGTTTACGTGGCACTGGAAGCTCTGCGCAGACTCAGTGCACTTTTCCTCGGCAGTGGCTACATAATGGGGTTGAAAATGCAGCTAATGCTAGGCGCGTTTTTGTTTCTGAATACTTGTTGCAGTTTTGTCTCTGCGCTATACTTTCACATCGGTGAGACGGAAAAGAAATGCTTTATTGAAGAAATTCCAGACGAAACCATGATAATCG GAAACTATCGAACACAGCTGTATGACAAGCAGTCAGAATCTTACATGCCTGCCACACCAGGACTCGGGATGTTTGTGGAAGTTAAAGACCCTGATGAGAAG GTGATCCTGTCTCGTCAGTATGGATCAGAAGGCCGGTTCACCTTCACCTCCCACACACCTGGTGAACACCAGATCTGTTTGCACTCTAACTCCTCCAAATTTTCACTGTTTGCCGGTGGAATGCTT CGAGTTCATCTGGACATCCAAGTAGGCGAGCATGCGAATAACTATGCAGAGATAGCTGCGAAAGACAAGCTGACCGAGCTGCAGCTGAGGGTCCGCCAGCTGGTGGAGCAGGTTGATCAGATCCAGAAGGAGCAGAACTATCAGAGA TACCGTGAAGAGCGCTTCAGGCAGACCAGCGAGAGCACCAATCAGAGAGTCCTGTGGTGGTCAATTGTCCAGACCCTGATCCTGGTGGCTATCGGTTTCTGGCAGATGAGACATCTTAAGAGCTTCTTTGAAGCCAAGAAAttagtgtaa
- the LOC132855577 gene encoding transmembrane emp24 domain-containing protein 9-like, producing the protein MGLKMQLMLGAFLFLNTCCSFVSALYFHIGETEKKCFIEEIPDVTMIIGNYRTQLYDKQSESYMPATPGLGMFVEVKDPDDKVILSRQYGSEGRFTFTSHTPGEHQICLHSNSSKFSLFAGGMLRVHLDIQVGEHVNNYAEIAAKDKLTELQLRVRQLVEQVDQIQKAQNYQRYREERFRQTSESTNQRVLWWTIVQTLILVAISFWQMRHHLADETYKFCTNDNHDIISMKMYQLMVEHTPEEDSQVWTKIVPSVSLLKSPKDNVDDPTGNFRSTPLTGWKVFLLLLCALLGSVCAVVGAVVFQKWQERNRRFY; encoded by the exons ATGGGGTTGAAAATGCAGCTAATGCTAGGCGCGTTTTTGTTTCTGAATACTTGCTGCAGTTTTGTCTCTGCGCTATACTTTCACATCGGTGAGACGGAAAAGAAATGCTTTATTGAAGAAATTCCAGACGTAACCATGATAATCG GAAACTATCGAACACAGCTGTATGACAAGCAGTCAGAATCTTACATGCCTGCCACACCAGGACTCGGGATGTTTGTGGAAGTTAAAGACCCTGATGATAAG GTGATCCTGTCTCGTCAGTATGGATCAGAAGGCCGGTTCACCTTCACCTCCCACACACCTGGTGAACACCAGATCTGTTTGCACTCTAACTCCTCCAAATTTTCACTGTTTGCCGGTGGAATGCTT CGAGTTCATCTGGACATCCAAGTAGGCGAGCATGTGAATAACTATGCAGAGATAGCTGCGAAAGACAAGCTGACCGAGCTGCAGCTGAGGGTCCGCCAGCTGGTGGAGCAGGTTGATCAGATCCAGAAGGCGCAGAACTATCAGAGA TACCGTGAAGAGCGCTTCAGGCAGACCAGCGAGAGCACCAATCAGAGAGTCCTGTGGTGGACAATTGTCCAGACCCTGATCCTGGTGGCTATCAGTTTCTGGCAAATGAGACATCATCTGGCAGATGAGACATACAAATTTTGTACAAATG ACAACCATGATATCATCTCTATGAAAATGTACCAGCTGATGGTTGAACACACTCCTGAGGAGGACAGTCAAGTCTGGACTAAGATTGTGCCTAGCGTCAGTTTGCTCAAGTCTCCCAAAG ACAATGTTGACGATCCAACTGGCAATTTCCGGAGTACACCTCTTACCGGCTGGAAGGTCTTCCTGCTTCTCTTGTGTGCTCTTCTTGGGAGTGTTTGTGCTGTTGTGGGAGCAGTGGTCTTTCAGAAATGGCAAGAGAGGAACAGGAGATTTTACTAG